The following proteins are encoded in a genomic region of Arachis stenosperma cultivar V10309 chromosome 4, arast.V10309.gnm1.PFL2, whole genome shotgun sequence:
- the LOC130976642 gene encoding protein IRX15-LIKE, which produces MKSNTNTKLILLHPSSFHPSNHHRLLFLLFLTFFTLLFTFALFTTVNVPSSSTTTPSISTFSPLPPSISKALLHYATTSNTTIATTKPMSPSETNAIASTLLRTPRPPNFLIFGLTHESLLWAALNHRGGRTVFVDEIEYIISKFEQNNPGIEAYDVQLTTKVTEHKNLLSHAKKHSKKDCRPVQNLLFSECKLAINDLPNHIYEVPWDVILVDGPRGYFPGAPGRMAPIFTAAVLARSKKPPGKKTHVFVHELGREVEAVFSKEFLCGENMVERVDSLGHFVLESEIENRESFGFCRNSSYPLSSSSSSSSSSSLPS; this is translated from the coding sequence ATGAAGAGCAACACGAACACGAAGCTGATCCTCCTCCACCCTTCATCCTTCCACCCTTCTAACCACCACCGCCTATTATTCCTCctcttcctcactttcttcaCTCTCCTCTTCACCTTCGCCCTCTTCACCACCGTCAACGTCCCCTCTTCCTCCACCACCACCCCCTCCATCTCCACCTTCTCCCCTCTCCCTCCCTCCATCTCCAAAGCCCTCCTCCACTATGCCACCACCTCCAACACCACCATCGCCACCACCAAACCCATGTCCCCCTCCGAAACCAACGCCATCGCCTCCACCCTCCTCCGCACCCCACGCCCCCCCAACTTCCTCATCTTCGGCCTTACCCACGAGTCCCTCCTCTGGGCCGCCCTCAACCACCGCGGCGGCCGCACCGTCTTCGTCGACGAGATCGAATACATCATCTCCAAGTTCGAGCAGAACAACCCCGGAATCGAAGCCTACGACGTTCAGCTCACAACCAAAGTTACCGAACACAAGAACCTTCTCTCACACGCGAAGAAACACAGTAAAAAAGATTGCAGACCCGTTCAGAATCTCTTGTTCTCGGAGTGCAAACTCGCCATTAACGACCTTCCCAACCATATCTACGAGGTTCCATGGGACGTTATACTCGTCGACGGTCCGCGAGGCTATTTTCCGGGGGCTCCGGGGAGGATGGCGCCGATCTTCACAGCGGCGGTTCTCGCGCGGAGCAAGAAACCGCCGGGGAAGAAAACACACGTGTTTGTTCACGAGCTAGGAAGAGAAGTGGAAGCGGTTTTCAGTAAAGAATTTCTCTGTGGGGAGAATATGGTGGAGAGGGTAGATTCGTTGGGGCATTTTGTTTTGGAAAGTGAGATTGAAAACAGGGAAAGTTTCGGTTTTTGCAGGAATTCTAGTTACCCTttatcttcttcatcttcatcttcgtCTTCCTCGTCGTTGCCGTCATGA